A genomic segment from Bacteroidota bacterium encodes:
- a CDS encoding response regulator transcription factor, whose amino-acid sequence MNTNKKILLVEDEIKVVAFIKKGLEEVGYEVSVALDGNTAIAMATNAGYDLIILDIMLPDKNGIEVCKELRLRNISSPILFLTALGTSENIALGLNTGADDYLVKPFKFIELNARINALLRRSSQTDEPTNDKSKNTFVVGDLVVNDDAKTVSRNGTAISLTATEYRLLLVLMKNKGKVLSRMDILESAWDINFNMETNVVDVYINYLRKKIDTDNEPKLIHTVVGMGYILK is encoded by the coding sequence ATGAATACAAACAAAAAAATACTTTTAGTAGAGGATGAAATTAAAGTAGTTGCTTTTATAAAAAAAGGACTGGAGGAAGTGGGCTATGAAGTATCGGTTGCTTTGGATGGAAACACGGCTATTGCTATGGCCACAAATGCGGGTTACGACCTTATTATACTGGACATTATGCTGCCCGACAAGAATGGCATAGAGGTATGCAAAGAGTTGCGTTTGCGCAACATTAGCTCCCCTATTTTATTTTTAACCGCACTGGGCACTTCAGAAAATATAGCCTTGGGCTTAAATACCGGAGCTGATGATTATCTGGTAAAACCATTTAAGTTTATTGAGCTCAATGCACGCATCAATGCATTGCTCAGGCGCTCCTCACAAACAGATGAACCCACTAACGATAAAAGTAAAAACACCTTTGTGGTAGGCGATTTGGTGGTGAACGATGATGCAAAAACAGTGTCGCGCAATGGCACCGCCATATCACTAACCGCCACCGAATACCGCTTGCTTTTAGTACTAATGAAAAACAAAGGCAAAGTATTATCGCGCATGGATATATTAGAAAGTGCCTGGGATATTAATTTTAATATGGAAACAAACGTGGTAGATGTTTACATTAACTACCTGCGCAAAAAAATAGATACCGATAACGAACCTAAATTAATTCATACCGTTGTAGGCATGGGTTATATTTTAAAATAA
- a CDS encoding acyl-CoA thioesterase, which yields MTLEQKIQASETRIFKAVFPNTTNHYDTLFGGSAMHLMDEVAFITATRFSRQKMVTVSSDRIDFKKPIPAGTIIELVGKVTYIGTTSLKVRVEIYIEQMYTEGREKAVTGEFTFVAIDDNKKSTLIIK from the coding sequence ATGACATTAGAACAGAAAATACAAGCCTCCGAAACACGTATATTTAAAGCGGTATTTCCCAATACCACTAACCATTACGATACCTTGTTTGGAGGCAGTGCCATGCACCTGATGGACGAAGTGGCCTTTATAACAGCCACCCGTTTCAGCCGCCAGAAAATGGTAACCGTTAGCAGCGACCGGATAGATTTTAAAAAGCCTATTCCTGCAGGAACCATTATTGAGCTGGTGGGTAAAGTAACCTATATTGGTACTACGAGCTTAAAGGTACGTGTTGAAATATATATAGAACAAATGTATACCGAGGGCCGCGAAAAAGCCGTTACCGGTGAGTTTACCTTTGTAGCCATAGACGACAACAAGAAGTCAACCCTTATTATTAAATAA
- a CDS encoding ribonucleoside-diphosphate reductase subunit alpha, with product MFVIKRNGKKESVKFDKVTARIEKLSYSLSPMVNVIDVAKKTIEGIYEGVPTTELDNLAAETAASLTITHPDYAILASRIAVSNLHKNTVKSFSETMGKLYNYIDKASGKKLPLIADDVMAIIEEHAELLDSTIIYDRDFGFDYFGFKTLEKSYLLKIDGKIAERPQHMYMRVAVGIHKEDIESAIKTYHLMSERWMTHATPTLFNAGSPKPQMSSCFLLTMKDDSIDGIYDTLKQTAKISQSAGGIGLAIHNIRATGSYIGGTNGTSNGIIPMLRVFNDTARYVDQGGGKRKGAFAIYLEPWHADVFEFLDLRKNHGKEEMRARDLFFALWICDLFMKRVEANGEWSLFCPNEAPGLSDCWGAEFETLYTKYEAEGRARKTVKAQDLWFAILQSQIETGTPYMLYKDAANGKSNQQNLGTIKSSNLCTEIMEYTSPDEVAVCNLASLALPRFVINGQFDHQKLYEVTYEITKNLNKIIDNNYYPVEEARTSNMKHRPIGLGVQGLADVFILLRLPFESELAKMLNKNIFETIYFAAMTASKDLAQKDGAYQTYEGSPVSKGIFQFDMWGVTPTNRWDWTALKAEVKQYGVRNSLLVAPMPTASTSQIFGNNECFEPYTSNIYTRRVLSGEFIIVNKHLLKDLVNLGLWNNSMKNKIVAANGSIQNIEEIPADIKELYKTVWEIKQRNIIDMAADRGAFICQSQSLNLFVDNPTASKLTSMHFHAWKQGLKTGMYYLRSQAATQAVQFTVEKQGSNEINPIIPVSENKPQANTDTIEPVQIDGPVCTMEDGCISCGS from the coding sequence ATGTTTGTAATAAAAAGAAACGGTAAAAAGGAGTCAGTAAAATTTGATAAGGTTACTGCCCGTATAGAGAAGCTAAGCTACAGCTTAAGCCCCATGGTCAATGTTATTGATGTGGCTAAAAAAACCATCGAAGGTATTTACGAAGGAGTACCCACTACCGAGCTGGATAACCTGGCGGCTGAAACGGCTGCATCGCTTACCATTACGCATCCTGATTATGCTATTTTAGCATCGCGTATAGCCGTAAGTAACTTACATAAAAACACGGTAAAGAGCTTTTCTGAAACCATGGGCAAGCTTTATAACTATATAGATAAAGCTTCGGGTAAAAAGCTACCGCTTATAGCCGATGATGTAATGGCTATTATTGAAGAGCATGCCGAGCTGTTGGATAGTACCATTATATACGACCGCGATTTTGGGTTTGATTACTTTGGGTTTAAAACCTTAGAAAAATCGTACCTGTTAAAGATAGATGGCAAAATAGCAGAACGTCCGCAACACATGTATATGCGCGTAGCCGTGGGTATTCATAAAGAAGATATTGAATCGGCTATAAAAACCTACCACTTAATGAGCGAGCGTTGGATGACCCACGCCACGCCTACCCTTTTCAATGCAGGTTCGCCTAAGCCACAAATGAGCTCGTGCTTTTTGTTAACCATGAAGGACGATAGCATTGATGGTATTTACGATACATTAAAGCAAACGGCTAAAATTTCGCAAAGTGCCGGAGGTATAGGTTTAGCTATACACAATATAAGAGCCACCGGCAGCTATATTGGCGGTACCAACGGTACCAGCAATGGTATTATACCTATGTTACGCGTATTCAACGATACAGCCCGTTATGTAGACCAAGGGGGAGGAAAACGCAAAGGCGCTTTTGCTATATACTTAGAGCCTTGGCATGCCGATGTGTTTGAGTTTTTAGACTTACGCAAAAACCACGGTAAAGAAGAAATGAGAGCCAGGGATTTGTTTTTTGCTTTATGGATATGCGATTTATTTATGAAACGCGTAGAAGCCAATGGTGAGTGGAGCTTATTCTGCCCTAACGAAGCACCGGGCTTAAGCGACTGTTGGGGAGCTGAGTTTGAAACCTTGTATACCAAATACGAAGCCGAAGGCAGAGCCCGCAAAACCGTTAAAGCACAAGACCTATGGTTTGCCATTTTGCAATCGCAGATAGAAACAGGCACACCTTATATGTTGTATAAGGATGCCGCCAATGGCAAAAGCAACCAGCAAAACTTAGGTACTATAAAAAGCAGTAACCTGTGTACCGAAATAATGGAATACACCAGCCCCGATGAAGTAGCGGTGTGTAACTTAGCCTCATTAGCATTGCCTCGTTTTGTTATCAATGGTCAGTTTGACCACCAAAAACTATACGAGGTAACGTATGAAATAACCAAAAACTTAAACAAGATAATAGACAACAACTACTACCCGGTAGAAGAAGCCCGTACCTCTAACATGAAACACCGCCCTATAGGTTTAGGTGTACAGGGTTTAGCCGATGTATTTATATTGTTGCGTTTACCTTTTGAAAGCGAGTTGGCAAAAATGTTAAACAAAAACATTTTCGAAACCATCTACTTTGCTGCTATGACCGCCAGTAAAGATTTGGCGCAAAAAGACGGAGCTTACCAAACCTATGAAGGCTCACCGGTATCGAAAGGTATATTCCAGTTCGATATGTGGGGCGTAACCCCTACCAACCGTTGGGACTGGACGGCTTTAAAAGCAGAGGTAAAACAATATGGTGTACGCAATTCATTGTTAGTAGCACCTATGCCTACGGCTTCTACCTCGCAAATATTTGGTAACAACGAGTGCTTTGAGCCTTATACTTCCAATATATATACCAGACGCGTGTTAAGCGGGGAGTTTATTATTGTAAACAAACACTTGTTAAAAGACCTGGTTAATTTAGGCTTATGGAACAACAGCATGAAAAACAAAATTGTGGCTGCCAATGGTTCTATACAAAACATTGAAGAAATACCTGCCGATATTAAAGAGCTTTACAAAACCGTTTGGGAAATAAAACAACGTAATATTATAGATATGGCTGCCGACAGGGGTGCCTTTATCTGCCAGTCGCAATCGTTAAACCTATTTGTAGATAATCCTACCGCTTCTAAACTCACTTCTATGCATTTCCATGCCTGGAAACAAGGCTTAAAAACAGGTATGTATTATTTACGCAGCCAGGCAGCTACGCAAGCCGTACAGTTTACGGTAGAGAAACAAGGCAGCAACGAAATAAACCCTATTATTCCGGTAAGCGAAAACAAACCACAAGCCAATACCGATACCATAGAACCTGTGCAAATAGACGGACCTGTGTGTACCATGGAAGATGGTTGTATTAGCTGTGGCTCATAA
- a CDS encoding four helix bundle protein yields MTRDELKKRTKAFHIAILKVCDQLPKSTAGYELAKQLIRSAGSVGANYRAACRAKSTADFIYKIEIIIEEADESMYWLEIMTEAELLADTITNPLLKEANELVSIFVATVKTTKARNV; encoded by the coding sequence ATGACTCGGGATGAATTAAAGAAGCGGACTAAAGCATTTCATATAGCCATACTAAAGGTTTGTGACCAATTGCCTAAAAGTACTGCCGGATATGAATTGGCAAAACAATTAATAAGGTCAGCGGGGTCGGTTGGAGCTAATTACAGGGCGGCTTGCAGGGCAAAATCGACAGCGGACTTTATTTATAAAATAGAAATAATTATAGAAGAAGCTGATGAAAGTATGTATTGGTTGGAGATAATGACAGAAGCAGAACTGTTAGCAGATACCATAACCAATCCATTACTAAAAGAAGCAAACGAGTTGGTAAGCATTTTTGTAGCCACGGTTAAAACAACAAAAGCTCGGAATGTATGA
- a CDS encoding ribonucleoside-diphosphate reductase small subunit yields the protein MQANSEEILLKENKDRFVILPINYPKIWEQYKRHEASFWTAEEIDLSGDTKDWESLNDGERHFISHVLAFFAASDGIVNENLAVNFMSEVQLPEARCFYGFQIMMENIHSETYALLIDTYIKNPQEKHKLFHAIDTVPAVKKKAEWALRWIDNGSFAERLVAFAAVEGIFFSGSFCSIFWMKKRGLMPGLTFSNELISRDEGLHCEFACLLYSMLQNKLPEQQVRAIIEEAVTIEKEFITEALPVNLIGMNAKLMQQYIEFVADRWLAELGCAKIYNTTNPFDFMEMISLQGKTNFFEKRVGDYQKAGVMGNKESQVFSTEEDF from the coding sequence ATGCAAGCCAATAGCGAAGAAATATTATTAAAAGAAAACAAAGACCGCTTTGTTATTTTACCTATTAACTACCCTAAAATTTGGGAGCAATACAAGAGGCACGAAGCCAGCTTTTGGACTGCCGAAGAAATTGATTTGAGTGGCGACACCAAAGACTGGGAAAGTTTAAACGATGGCGAACGTCATTTTATAAGCCATGTATTGGCCTTTTTTGCAGCCAGCGATGGTATAGTAAACGAAAACCTGGCCGTTAACTTTATGAGCGAGGTACAATTGCCTGAGGCCAGGTGCTTTTATGGTTTCCAGATAATGATGGAAAACATACACAGCGAAACCTACGCTTTACTGATTGATACCTATATTAAAAACCCACAGGAAAAACACAAACTATTTCATGCCATAGATACCGTACCTGCTGTAAAGAAAAAAGCAGAGTGGGCTTTGCGTTGGATAGACAATGGCTCGTTTGCTGAACGTTTGGTAGCATTTGCGGCAGTAGAAGGTATATTTTTTAGTGGTAGTTTTTGCTCTATATTCTGGATGAAGAAAAGAGGCTTAATGCCCGGGCTTACCTTTAGCAATGAGCTGATAAGCCGCGATGAAGGATTGCATTGTGAGTTTGCCTGCTTGCTTTATAGCATGCTGCAAAACAAATTACCTGAACAACAGGTACGTGCCATTATAGAAGAAGCGGTAACTATTGAAAAAGAATTTATAACCGAAGCATTGCCGGTAAACCTGATTGGAATGAATGCCAAGCTGATGCAACAGTACATAGAGTTTGTTGCCGACCGTTGGTTAGCAGAACTGGGCTGTGCTAAAATATACAATACTACCAATCCTTTTGACTTTATGGAAATGATTTCCTTACAAGGTAAAACCAACTTTTTTGAAAAACGCGTAGGCGATTATCAAAAAGCAGGTGTAATGGGTAACAAGGAATCGCAGGTATTTTCAACCGAGGAGGACTTTTAA
- a CDS encoding endonuclease — protein MKFLAHILVGLISLQYAVAGTIVTSVSTLPSFGNVYPYNSSTSLKYTVSGTSLTAPLIISSSPAFEVSLTYGYGYTGSITINPTSGTVSSTVVYVRFSPSVVATYASASNSVTNASVGSTTVSVTVSGTCIATTVPSGASAYYNTIGNVRGAGLKTALYGKVSVGTTAVGYTPGVWNAYATTDVQPNGKVWDIYSARFDVNSPYEYTLSTNQCGNYSLEGDCYNREHSFPQSWFNSSTPMVSELNHVFASDGKVNGMRNNYPYGNVTTATYTSAYGGKLGTSTANNFGYTGTVFEPIDEYKGDLARGYFFMATRYENLIAGWSTNGNAGDILAGNSFPAFLPWQLSLLLSWNNLDPVSDKEIKRNNAVAALQGNRNPFIDSPQYVQRIWGGSIAPEPTISSSNLTYTHNGTNTANLYWKSGNGNRRIVIAKAGSAVNSFPTDTFAYTANGAFASGTNLGNSCYVVYNGTGSSCTITGLNNITNYYMAVIEYNGISNITNYNTTTFLASAQVTLPVKWLGFQASLYTDESVLLNWQTATEQNNAWFETERSTDMVNWLSVDKQKGAGTSNRINTYNSIDNIAALTNTENIYYRIKQTDVNGNYTYSDVKQVTINNNQNITVQVSPNPFHNTLGLNITLPTPQTVKIAIKNGLGITVAIFEKEVNTDNQYIQMDDLQSLPSGLYMVQIEHSFGTQIVKCVKN, from the coding sequence GTGAAATTTTTAGCGCATATATTAGTAGGGCTCATTAGTTTACAGTATGCCGTAGCAGGTACTATTGTAACCAGTGTAAGTACGCTTCCTTCTTTTGGAAACGTTTATCCGTATAACAGTTCAACCAGTTTAAAATATACCGTTTCGGGTACAAGCTTAACAGCTCCCTTAATTATAAGCAGCAGCCCTGCCTTTGAGGTTTCATTAACCTACGGGTATGGTTATACAGGTTCCATTACCATTAACCCAACTTCAGGTACGGTAAGCAGCACTGTTGTTTACGTAAGATTCAGTCCTTCTGTAGTAGCCACTTATGCCAGTGCTAGTAATAGTGTAACCAATGCAAGTGTAGGCTCTACAACCGTAAGTGTAACGGTAAGCGGTACCTGTATAGCTACCACTGTTCCCAGTGGTGCATCTGCTTATTACAATACAATTGGTAACGTAAGAGGAGCAGGTTTAAAAACAGCTTTGTATGGTAAAGTATCGGTAGGTACTACAGCCGTTGGTTATACGCCCGGTGTATGGAATGCTTATGCCACTACCGATGTGCAACCCAACGGAAAAGTATGGGATATATACAGCGCCCGTTTCGATGTGAACTCGCCCTATGAATATACCCTGAGCACCAACCAGTGTGGTAATTATTCGCTTGAAGGCGATTGCTACAACAGGGAACATTCGTTTCCGCAGAGTTGGTTTAACTCAAGCACCCCAATGGTAAGCGAGTTAAACCATGTTTTTGCTTCGGACGGAAAAGTAAACGGTATGCGCAATAATTACCCTTATGGTAATGTAACTACTGCTACTTATACCAGCGCTTATGGAGGTAAATTAGGTACCAGCACTGCCAATAATTTTGGTTATACAGGTACTGTTTTTGAACCTATTGATGAATATAAAGGCGACTTAGCCCGTGGTTATTTTTTTATGGCTACCCGCTACGAAAACTTAATTGCCGGCTGGAGCACCAATGGCAATGCAGGCGATATATTAGCAGGTAATAGTTTTCCGGCATTTTTACCGTGGCAGTTAAGCTTGCTTTTAAGCTGGAACAATTTAGACCCCGTAAGCGATAAAGAAATAAAACGCAACAATGCAGTAGCCGCATTACAAGGAAACAGAAACCCGTTTATTGATAGTCCGCAATACGTGCAAAGAATATGGGGTGGGAGCATAGCGCCTGAACCAACCATAAGCAGCAGTAATTTAACTTATACCCACAACGGAACCAATACTGCTAATTTATATTGGAAAAGCGGTAATGGAAACAGACGTATAGTTATAGCCAAAGCAGGTAGTGCCGTTAATTCATTCCCTACCGATACCTTTGCTTATACCGCCAATGGTGCTTTTGCCAGTGGCACTAATTTAGGTAATAGCTGTTACGTGGTTTATAACGGAACAGGCAGTTCATGTACCATTACCGGGCTTAACAATATTACCAATTATTATATGGCTGTTATTGAATACAATGGTATTTCCAATATTACAAACTATAATACCACCACCTTTTTAGCCAGTGCACAGGTTACCTTACCTGTTAAGTGGTTAGGCTTTCAGGCTAGTTTGTATACCGATGAATCAGTACTATTAAACTGGCAAACAGCTACCGAACAAAACAATGCTTGGTTTGAAACAGAACGCAGTACAGATATGGTTAATTGGTTAAGCGTTGATAAACAAAAAGGAGCAGGCACCAGCAACCGCATTAATACTTACAATAGCATAGATAATATAGCAGCTTTAACCAATACCGAAAACATTTATTACCGCATTAAGCAAACAGATGTAAATGGTAATTACACCTATAGCGATGTAAAACAGGTTACTATTAACAACAATCAAAATATAACAGTACAAGTTAGTCCTAATCCATTCCATAACACTCTTGGTTTAAACATAACATTGCCTACACCGCAAACCGTGAAAATTGCTATTAAAAACGGACTGGGTATAACCGTAGCTATATTTGAAAAAGAAGTAAACACCGACAACCAATACATTCAGATGGACGACTTACAAAGTTTACCAAGTGGTCTGTATATGGTACAAATTGAACATAGCTTTGGTACGCAAATAGTGAAATGCGTTAAAAATTAA
- a CDS encoding DUF72 domain-containing protein: MKFGQVTNPEDIDFTIPADDTNNRNVLKGKESTGFKAYVGCAKWNKTDLKNFYPRGTKDELAYYASQFNSIELNATFYRLFPAEQFEKWRDAVPEGFKFFPKIGQDISHLKRLNNTEKLVDEYIHNVSHLNDKLGVPFLQMIENFAPKDFERVKAFINHWPVDFPLSVEFRHTNWYNDKAVADELYAILESRNILNVLVDTAGRRDLMHMRLTTPTAFIRYVGANHESDYKRLDDWVERIAAWKKQGLQELYFFVHQNIEKESPLLSAYFIEKLNKKIGTDIPIPKTLDTAGKLL; this comes from the coding sequence ATGAAATTCGGACAAGTAACCAACCCAGAAGATATAGACTTTACCATTCCTGCTGACGATACAAACAACCGTAACGTACTCAAAGGAAAAGAATCAACCGGCTTTAAAGCCTACGTTGGTTGTGCCAAATGGAATAAAACCGATTTAAAAAACTTTTATCCCCGTGGTACCAAAGATGAGTTGGCTTATTATGCTTCGCAGTTTAACAGCATAGAGTTAAATGCTACCTTTTACCGTTTGTTCCCGGCCGAACAGTTTGAAAAATGGCGCGATGCCGTACCCGAAGGATTTAAGTTCTTCCCTAAAATTGGGCAGGATATTTCCCATTTAAAACGCTTAAACAATACCGAAAAGTTAGTAGATGAATACATACACAATGTATCGCATTTAAACGATAAGCTGGGTGTTCCATTCTTGCAAATGATAGAAAACTTTGCGCCTAAAGATTTTGAACGTGTAAAAGCATTTATCAATCATTGGCCTGTTGATTTTCCTTTGTCCGTTGAGTTCAGGCATACCAATTGGTATAACGACAAAGCCGTAGCCGATGAATTATATGCCATATTAGAAAGCCGTAACATACTCAACGTATTGGTTGATACTGCGGGTAGGAGGGATTTAATGCACATGCGTTTAACCACACCCACCGCCTTTATACGTTACGTAGGCGCCAACCATGAGTCAGACTACAAACGTTTAGACGATTGGGTGGAACGTATTGCTGCCTGGAAAAAACAAGGATTACAAGAGTTATACTTCTTTGTTCATCAAAATATAGAGAAAGAATCGCCATTGCTTTCCGCTTACTTTATTGAAAAACTCAATAAAAAAATAGGAACCGATATACCTATTCCAAAAACATTAGACACTGCGGGTAAGTTGTTGTAA
- a CDS encoding S8/S53 family peptidase, with protein sequence MKKSFLSALLFLTILYAFAQNQAAVKPKLSPFTRKFMLEQQSKSKDQKPNYLYKKGNDGKLYVSAVIKVTDATVAQNGLNKIGAHVGTKAGKVWTVKVPADKVQEFVELAGIFYIQIDEPVKPHLNIVRGVTRVDSVQKGINLPLAYSGKNVVVGVIDFGFDYKHPTLFDTLGTRYRVKQVWELNGTGTPPAGYTYGREIKDTNSIKAADTDNPKQTHGTGVAGIAVGSGYGSPTLNTRYRGIAYDADIVFVGVRRDSIEQQWLEGGFSDFIDGISYIFEYAKSVQKPAVINISWGSQSGPHDGNTLFNEACDNLTGSGRIIVMSAGNDGEEKIHLSKTFTPTDSLLNTFLTFTPATYKRTWVDVWGDTSKTFCGQVTLYSNGVAGSTTGMVCIDDLMHPFTLIGANGDTCTVEVITSTSEFNGKPRMTLSIFNKAADNICVTLKGTDGAIDAWNEYYYYGFPKGFQSEFSNLSYSWATTGNTNTTVSDMGAGRSIVLVGAYASKISYTDINSNPWSYSSYVTSGKAVPFSSHGPMIDGRIKPDISAPGLTIGTAYTSYDSAYTATGASSRSIVSGFTHPVSGKRYYYGEFTGTSASAPVVSGIVALMLQANPHLFPSHVLNIFAKTAITDTHTGTLPAEGNNTWGHGKVNAYGALKGAIAVLSVYNSAGKKLECALYPNPNKGDFTLDYASADKNPLHIEIFNSSGSKVLSKDWIPEIGLNSNTINLSNEPQGIYIIRLSSDEGFTTMKMLID encoded by the coding sequence ATGAAAAAGTCATTCCTGTCAGCATTACTATTCCTTACCATTTTATATGCGTTTGCTCAAAACCAAGCCGCTGTAAAACCTAAGCTTTCGCCTTTTACCCGTAAGTTTATGTTAGAGCAGCAAAGCAAGTCGAAAGACCAAAAGCCAAACTATTTATACAAAAAAGGAAACGATGGAAAACTATATGTTAGTGCCGTTATTAAAGTAACCGATGCCACTGTTGCACAAAATGGTTTAAATAAAATTGGTGCCCATGTAGGTACAAAAGCCGGAAAAGTTTGGACAGTAAAAGTGCCGGCCGATAAAGTGCAGGAGTTTGTGGAGTTAGCAGGCATTTTTTATATACAGATAGACGAGCCTGTAAAGCCACATTTAAATATAGTGCGTGGTGTTACCCGTGTTGATTCCGTTCAAAAAGGCATTAACTTACCACTTGCTTATAGTGGTAAAAACGTGGTAGTAGGCGTAATTGATTTTGGCTTTGATTATAAGCATCCAACCCTTTTTGATACACTTGGCACACGTTACAGAGTAAAACAAGTATGGGAACTAAACGGAACAGGAACACCACCGGCAGGCTATACTTATGGTCGTGAAATAAAAGACACCAACAGCATTAAAGCTGCCGATACCGATAACCCAAAACAAACACATGGTACCGGAGTTGCAGGTATTGCTGTAGGTTCAGGCTACGGAAGCCCAACACTGAATACACGTTACAGAGGTATTGCATACGATGCCGACATTGTATTTGTAGGCGTAAGACGCGATTCTATTGAACAACAATGGTTAGAAGGCGGGTTTTCCGATTTTATAGATGGTATCAGTTATATATTTGAGTATGCTAAATCCGTTCAAAAGCCAGCCGTTATTAATATCAGCTGGGGCTCACAATCAGGCCCGCACGATGGCAATACACTTTTCAACGAAGCCTGCGATAACCTGACAGGCAGCGGACGCATTATAGTAATGAGTGCCGGAAACGATGGCGAAGAAAAAATACATCTTTCCAAAACATTTACTCCTACCGATAGTTTGCTGAATACCTTTCTTACGTTTACCCCGGCTACCTATAAAAGAACCTGGGTTGATGTGTGGGGCGATACCAGCAAAACATTTTGTGGACAGGTAACATTATACAGCAACGGAGTTGCAGGCAGTACCACGGGTATGGTTTGTATTGACGATTTAATGCATCCGTTTACCTTAATTGGTGCCAATGGCGATACCTGTACTGTTGAAGTAATTACATCAACATCAGAATTTAACGGTAAACCCCGTATGACATTGAGTATATTTAACAAAGCTGCTGATAATATATGCGTTACCTTAAAAGGAACCGATGGTGCTATAGATGCATGGAATGAATATTACTATTATGGTTTTCCAAAAGGTTTTCAAAGTGAATTCAGCAATTTAAGTTATTCATGGGCAACAACAGGCAATACCAATACTACCGTAAGCGATATGGGTGCAGGAAGATCAATTGTATTGGTAGGAGCCTATGCTTCCAAAATTTCTTATACCGATATTAATTCAAATCCGTGGTCCTATTCAAGTTATGTAACATCAGGTAAAGCTGTTCCATTTTCAAGCCATGGTCCTATGATAGATGGAAGGATTAAACCTGATATTTCAGCACCAGGTCTTACCATTGGTACAGCTTATACTTCATACGATAGTGCTTATACAGCAACAGGTGCGAGCAGCAGGAGCATTGTAAGTGGGTTTACCCATCCTGTTAGCGGTAAAAGATATTACTATGGCGAGTTTACCGGAACATCAGCATCAGCACCCGTAGTTTCAGGTATAGTAGCCTTAATGTTGCAAGCCAATCCACATTTATTCCCTTCACATGTGCTTAACATTTTTGCCAAAACAGCCATTACCGATACCCATACAGGAACCCTTCCGGCAGAAGGCAATAACACCTGGGGACACGGAAAAGTAAATGCTTATGGCGCATTGAAAGGTGCCATAGCCGTTTTAAGTGTATATAATTCAGCAGGTAAAAAGTTAGAGTGTGCATTGTATCCAAATCCTAACAAAGGCGACTTTACTTTGGATTACGCTTCAGCCGATAAGAATCCTTTGCATATAGAAATATTCAACAGCAGTGGCAGCAAAGTATTATCAAAAGACTGGATTCCGGAGATAGGTTTAAACAGCAATACCATTAACCTGTCAAATGAACCACAAGGTATTTATATCATCAGGCTTTCATCAGACGAAGGTTTTACTACCATGAAAATGCTGATAGACTAA
- a CDS encoding XRE family transcriptional regulator, whose protein sequence is MSKISSNIKHLRQLKKWSQEQLANALDSTRARIGSYEEERCDPPVETLIKISNLFHVSIDALVKCDLRTVDTDSLIKVGDNRILFPIVVDKNNNDQVEVVTVKASAGYLNGYADPEYIESLPVMNLPFRVIGKHRAFPIKGDSMPPLKDGCFVIGKYVESINDIRNGSTYVLITKDEGVVYKRVFRDGNNLQLVSDNKNYEPYAVHAATVIEIWEFVCNLNMSDTKEDELNLDSIMNMLRSMRVEIEGLKKN, encoded by the coding sequence ATGAGTAAAATTTCAAGTAACATCAAGCATTTAAGGCAGTTAAAAAAATGGTCGCAGGAACAGTTGGCCAATGCCTTAGATAGTACACGCGCCCGTATTGGCTCGTACGAGGAAGAACGTTGCGATCCGCCAGTGGAGACCTTAATTAAAATATCGAATCTGTTTCATGTTTCTATTGATGCATTGGTTAAATGTGACCTGCGAACGGTTGATACAGACTCTTTAATTAAGGTGGGTGATAACCGTATTCTGTTTCCGATTGTGGTTGATAAAAATAACAACGACCAGGTGGAAGTGGTAACGGTAAAAGCCTCGGCAGGGTACTTAAATGGTTATGCCGATCCTGAGTATATTGAAAGTTTACCTGTAATGAATTTGCCGTTTAGGGTTATAGGCAAACACCGTGCTTTCCCTATTAAAGGCGACTCGATGCCTCCGCTTAAAGATGGTTGTTTTGTAATTGGTAAGTATGTGGAATCGATTAACGATATACGCAATGGCAGCACGTATGTATTAATTACCAAAGATGAAGGAGTTGTTTATAAACGGGTATTTCGCGATGGTAACAACTTACAGTTGGTTTCTGATAATAAAAACTACGAACCTTATGCTGTACATGCTGCTACGGTTATTGAAATATGGGAGTTTGTGTGTAACCTGAATATGTCGGATACGAAGGAGGATGAATTAAACCTGGATAGTATTATGAATATGCTGCGGAGTATGCGGGTTGAGATAGAGGGATTGAAAAAGAATTAG